A window of the Haloarcula litorea genome harbors these coding sequences:
- a CDS encoding Lrp/AsnC family transcriptional regulator produces the protein MDLDDIDKGILFLLQRDARDLTIQEMAEHVDVSASTVRNRIERLESEGVVRGYQPIVDYDRAGFQLYVQIICSAPNPQREELAEAALDVGGVIAVREVLNGQENIQIEAVGTTSDDVARITDELTRIGLDVVNTKIIKESYTQPFNHFGSGIADGDEG, from the coding sequence ATGGACCTAGACGACATCGACAAGGGCATCCTCTTTCTCCTCCAGCGGGACGCCCGCGACCTCACGATACAGGAGATGGCCGAGCACGTCGACGTCTCCGCCAGCACGGTTCGAAACCGGATTGAACGGCTCGAGTCGGAGGGGGTCGTCCGCGGCTACCAACCGATCGTGGACTACGACCGGGCGGGGTTTCAGCTGTACGTCCAGATCATCTGTAGCGCGCCGAACCCACAGCGGGAGGAACTCGCCGAGGCGGCGCTCGACGTCGGCGGGGTCATCGCCGTGCGGGAGGTCCTGAACGGCCAGGAGAACATCCAGATCGAGGCCGTCGGGACGACGTCCGACGACGTCGCCCGGATCACGGACGAACTGACGCGGATCGGGCTCGACGTCGTGAACACGAAGATCATCAAGGAGAGCTACACCCAGCCGTTCAATCACTTCGGGTCGGGGATCGCCGACGGCGACGAGGGATGA
- a CDS encoding NUDIX hydrolase: MSDELAWETLAADTAYTCPGFDVVHEDVRLPDGTETDFDFLREGDSVVVLPLTGDGDVVVIEEWRQAVKRVNRALPAGSVEAGDPAPRAAVDRELREETGYEADTVTHLYTAEPANGYADSTFHYFLAEGCTRNGGQDLDFDESISVTTTSFEDLLDAVRSGDLRDGRSAVGVMYYALFER, translated from the coding sequence ATGTCCGACGAACTCGCGTGGGAGACCCTCGCGGCCGACACCGCCTACACCTGTCCGGGGTTCGACGTCGTCCACGAGGACGTCCGCCTGCCCGACGGCACCGAGACGGACTTCGACTTCCTCCGTGAGGGCGACAGCGTCGTCGTCCTCCCGCTGACCGGCGACGGCGACGTGGTCGTCATCGAGGAGTGGCGACAGGCGGTCAAGCGGGTCAACCGCGCGCTCCCCGCGGGCTCCGTCGAGGCCGGCGACCCCGCGCCGCGGGCCGCCGTCGACCGGGAACTCCGCGAGGAGACGGGCTACGAGGCCGACACCGTCACACACCTCTACACGGCCGAACCGGCCAACGGCTACGCCGACTCGACGTTCCACTACTTCCTCGCGGAGGGGTGTACCCGGAACGGGGGGCAGGACCTCGACTTCGACGAGTCCATCAGCGTCACCACCACGTCCTTCGAGGACCTGCTCGACGCGGTCCGGTCGGGCGACCTGCGGGACGGCCGCTCCGCAGTCGGCGTGATGTACTACGCGCTGTTCGAGCGGTGA
- a CDS encoding HalOD1 output domain-containing protein, whose amino-acid sequence MSDSSDDGPPSVEYDPEAECYRVETDFDALKPSVVVTRTVGIVRDRDPTDLPSLATHVDVAALNALRGDDSVVVSFAYDGTLVRVGMAGWVEVEPDGPE is encoded by the coding sequence ATGAGTGACTCCTCGGACGACGGGCCGCCGTCCGTCGAGTACGACCCCGAGGCGGAGTGTTACCGCGTCGAGACCGACTTCGACGCGCTCAAGCCGAGCGTGGTCGTGACCCGGACGGTCGGCATCGTGCGCGATCGGGACCCGACCGACCTGCCGTCGCTCGCGACCCACGTCGACGTGGCCGCGCTCAACGCGCTCCGCGGGGACGACTCCGTCGTGGTGTCGTTCGCGTACGACGGGACGCTGGTCCGGGTCGGGATGGCCGGTTGGGTCGAGGTCGAACCGGACGGTCCCGAGTGA
- a CDS encoding IS6 family transposase gives MPEIDRLTGDSDWIDLDFMERERTPEGIVEVGIQLHLAGLSLSNTKQYLERLGVKRSRTAIHNWVQKADLQPTGTRSSNYIAVDETVIQLGTERYWLYAAVDPKTNEFLHVRLFPTTNSGLTHVFLRELREKHAIDDAVFLIDDADHLQAALSRFGLRFHIRRHGNRNSVERVFREVKRRTSSFSNTFSNVEPATAESWLEAFAVWWNRCQS, from the coding sequence ATGCCCGAAATCGACCGCCTCACCGGTGATAGCGACTGGATCGATTTGGATTTTATGGAGCGAGAGCGGACACCGGAGGGGATCGTTGAAGTGGGTATTCAGTTGCATCTGGCTGGTCTATCGCTTTCGAATACCAAACAGTATCTTGAGAGGTTGGGTGTCAAACGCAGTCGAACGGCGATCCACAACTGGGTGCAGAAGGCTGATCTACAGCCAACCGGCACGAGATCGTCGAATTACATCGCGGTCGATGAGACTGTAATTCAGCTCGGAACCGAGCGCTACTGGCTGTACGCCGCTGTCGATCCCAAGACCAACGAGTTCCTCCACGTACGGCTGTTTCCAACGACAAACTCAGGTCTAACACACGTGTTTCTGCGTGAACTCCGCGAGAAACACGCCATCGACGATGCGGTGTTTCTCATCGATGACGCCGACCATCTCCAAGCTGCACTGTCGCGGTTTGGACTCCGATTTCATATTCGTCGCCACGGAAATCGGAATAGCGTCGAACGTGTCTTTCGTGAGGTAAAACGACGAACATCCTCGTTCTCAAATACGTTTAGCAACGTCGAGCCGGCGACAGCAGAATCTTGGCTCGAAGCATTCGCCGTCTGGTGGAACCGATGCCAAAGTTAA
- a CDS encoding DUF7282 domain-containing protein produces MTETSDKIRSLFLTALMVCSVVGGTVAFAGSAAAATGVGNVSVSDTPVSEDSTVTHSNVQFDLEGLNGDSSDQSVEVTLYLTEGEIQGVSTVNGNPVSASNQNVQNGNLTFTLQGDEGTGYENTITLGDLDVAYPAVEGDTSTELRVDVDDTGGDDLDTEVSSYTIEESGASQAGAPDVRKATHYVDSTEGAIVEIAFTESVNADDPSIEVLDEDGNVVLDEGDIDSSATNLDNGRLVLGASGTINDVENVTVSGYEDDAGNALDETTVDVTFAPTTVDTRNDGADGVNDEAFQGAFVALEGQQGDEFQIEGLEDGNSDVDITRATGFGSQIYALDTDALDAGDYDIENTDAGTNRTLRLNDLGLSVDPDEETFQTDENVTATVESDAIDRPVDLDLVDEDGEVVEEVEVSIDADGNVEADLGQAEAGNYTITVEDVNTGVNTTSDEFSVVEAGDASVSFRDSVYTEEVGDVAEIVVELENTDTATIQVGDYTNDNYNITAEIEDGDGDGRVTVQFNSYTAGVPNSGGSDAPSTTVLTVADSDDEIRNVSQGGTFTGANDPLGDNVLEDSDYDVLLEQGDKDASVVESEEAVATLNLRERSTEAARVWTAPENDLDDLDEANASEVYGYIASDELTQTSTVAQSDAVVVEVEASGLEGVLAATGADTTPAYLSRSGATYPFSLTVEQVEDEANAVSSGINVDALDDNDVSVVYDDANETHFVVLDSDAVTEEFDHESGDEYVANFTVYDDSELSEDNVTVNDTFGVEDRDATLNGGNDVTVSAADNQTISGTTNLAPGSEVTVRVEDDEDDTAFLKQPTAIVQPDGTFVASTSFTDVSLGTNFTAQTRISANDVGDAIDGRVVQGPVASVIVTDQESDGETVTVDSVTLSEGGFVAIHLNNASGDVIGASEYLESGTHEDVEITLDSTRSEDFTAVAMPHLDTDGDETYDFPDNDGPYTANGSAVTDDAAITVIDDTTETTEPPTTEPTTEPPTTEPTTEPPTTEPTTEPPTTEPTTEPPTTEPTDASGPGFTAVLALVALLAAALLAARRND; encoded by the coding sequence ATGACAGAGACAAGCGACAAAATCCGCAGCCTGTTCCTGACAGCGCTGATGGTCTGCTCCGTCGTCGGAGGGACCGTCGCGTTCGCCGGGAGTGCCGCTGCGGCGACCGGCGTCGGGAACGTCTCCGTTTCCGACACGCCGGTGAGCGAAGACAGTACAGTCACGCACAGCAACGTCCAGTTCGACCTCGAAGGGCTGAACGGCGACAGCAGCGACCAGTCCGTCGAGGTCACGCTCTACCTGACGGAGGGCGAGATCCAGGGCGTGAGCACGGTGAACGGCAACCCCGTGAGCGCCTCGAACCAGAACGTCCAGAACGGTAACCTGACGTTCACCCTCCAGGGCGACGAGGGGACCGGTTACGAGAACACCATCACCCTCGGTGACCTCGACGTCGCCTACCCGGCGGTCGAGGGAGACACCTCGACGGAGCTCCGCGTCGACGTCGACGACACCGGTGGCGACGACCTCGACACCGAGGTTTCCTCCTACACCATCGAGGAGTCCGGGGCCAGCCAGGCGGGCGCTCCGGACGTCCGGAAGGCGACCCACTACGTCGACTCCACCGAGGGCGCGATCGTCGAGATCGCGTTCACCGAGAGCGTGAACGCCGACGATCCGTCCATCGAGGTCCTTGACGAGGACGGCAACGTCGTCCTCGACGAGGGCGACATCGACAGTAGCGCCACGAATCTCGACAACGGCCGGCTCGTGCTCGGCGCGAGCGGGACCATCAACGACGTCGAGAACGTGACCGTCTCCGGCTACGAGGACGACGCCGGGAACGCCCTCGACGAGACGACCGTCGACGTCACCTTCGCCCCGACGACCGTCGACACCCGCAACGACGGGGCAGACGGCGTCAACGACGAGGCCTTCCAGGGCGCGTTCGTCGCGCTCGAGGGCCAGCAGGGCGACGAGTTCCAGATCGAGGGACTCGAGGACGGGAACAGCGACGTCGACATCACCCGTGCGACCGGCTTCGGGAGTCAGATCTACGCGCTCGACACCGACGCCCTGGACGCCGGCGACTACGACATCGAGAACACGGACGCCGGGACCAACCGGACCCTCCGGCTCAACGACCTCGGCCTGAGCGTCGACCCCGACGAGGAGACGTTCCAGACCGACGAGAACGTCACCGCGACCGTCGAGTCCGACGCCATCGACCGGCCCGTCGACCTCGATCTCGTCGACGAGGACGGCGAGGTCGTCGAGGAGGTCGAGGTGTCGATCGACGCCGACGGGAACGTCGAGGCCGACCTCGGACAGGCCGAGGCCGGCAACTACACGATCACCGTCGAGGACGTCAACACCGGCGTCAACACGACCTCCGACGAGTTCAGCGTCGTCGAGGCCGGCGACGCGTCCGTCTCGTTCCGCGACAGCGTCTACACGGAAGAGGTCGGCGACGTGGCGGAGATCGTCGTCGAGCTGGAGAACACCGACACCGCGACGATCCAGGTCGGTGACTACACCAACGACAACTACAACATCACCGCGGAGATCGAGGACGGCGACGGCGACGGCCGGGTCACCGTCCAGTTCAACAGCTACACCGCCGGCGTCCCCAACAGCGGTGGTTCGGACGCGCCGAGCACGACCGTGCTGACCGTCGCCGACAGCGACGACGAGATCAGGAACGTCTCGCAGGGCGGGACCTTCACGGGTGCGAACGACCCGCTCGGTGACAACGTCCTCGAGGACAGCGACTACGACGTCCTCCTCGAACAGGGCGACAAGGACGCCTCCGTCGTCGAGTCCGAGGAGGCCGTCGCGACGCTGAACCTCCGGGAACGGTCGACCGAGGCCGCGCGGGTCTGGACGGCACCCGAGAACGACCTCGACGACCTCGACGAGGCGAACGCCTCCGAGGTCTACGGCTACATCGCGTCCGACGAACTCACCCAGACCTCGACGGTCGCACAGAGCGACGCGGTCGTGGTCGAGGTCGAGGCGTCCGGACTCGAGGGCGTCCTGGCGGCCACCGGCGCGGACACCACGCCGGCGTACCTGTCCCGGTCCGGAGCCACGTACCCGTTCTCGCTGACCGTCGAGCAGGTCGAGGACGAGGCGAACGCCGTCTCCAGCGGCATCAACGTCGACGCGCTCGACGACAACGACGTCTCGGTCGTCTACGACGACGCCAACGAGACGCACTTCGTGGTCCTCGACAGCGACGCGGTCACCGAGGAGTTCGACCACGAGAGCGGTGACGAGTACGTCGCCAACTTCACGGTCTACGACGACTCCGAACTCAGCGAGGACAACGTCACGGTCAACGACACGTTCGGTGTCGAGGACCGCGACGCGACGCTGAACGGCGGCAACGACGTCACCGTCTCCGCGGCGGACAACCAGACCATCTCGGGCACGACCAACCTCGCGCCCGGGAGCGAGGTCACCGTCCGCGTCGAGGACGACGAGGACGACACGGCGTTCCTCAAGCAGCCGACCGCGATCGTCCAGCCCGACGGGACGTTCGTGGCGTCGACGTCGTTCACTGACGTCAGTCTGGGGACGAACTTCACCGCACAGACCCGGATCAGCGCGAACGACGTCGGCGACGCCATCGATGGCCGGGTCGTCCAGGGACCCGTCGCCTCGGTGATCGTCACCGACCAGGAGTCCGACGGTGAGACCGTGACGGTCGACAGCGTCACCCTCTCGGAGGGTGGCTTCGTCGCGATCCACCTGAACAACGCCAGCGGCGACGTGATCGGTGCCTCGGAGTACCTCGAGTCCGGGACCCACGAGGACGTCGAGATCACGCTGGACAGCACTCGGAGCGAGGACTTCACCGCGGTGGCGATGCCGCACCTCGACACCGACGGCGACGAGACCTACGACTTCCCGGACAACGACGGTCCGTACACGGCTAACGGCTCGGCGGTCACGGACGACGCGGCGATCACCGTCATCGACGACACGACGGAGACGACGGAGCCGCCGACCACCGAACCGACGACGGAGCCGCCGACCACCGAACCGACGACGGAGCCGCCGACCACCGAACCGACGACGGAGCCGCCGACCACCGAACCGACGACGGAGCCGCCGACCACCGAACCGACCGACGCGAGCGGCCCCGGCTTCACGGCCGTCCTCGCGCTGGTCGCACTGCTGGCGGCTGCGCTGCTCGCGGCTCGGCGGAACGACTGA
- a CDS encoding ACT domain-containing protein, translated as MSRVDAADYLDGATVWVAAPTYAVCRTDDPPADAFAVVRDESETTAVVPESHPAVAAAEAATGGWRRLTFDLELPFDLVGFLAAVASALSEADVAVFVVSAYSTDHVLVDEADLDAALAELDGLGCAVPDRP; from the coding sequence GTGAGCCGCGTGGACGCCGCCGACTACCTCGACGGCGCGACCGTGTGGGTCGCGGCCCCGACCTACGCCGTCTGCCGGACCGACGACCCGCCGGCCGACGCCTTCGCGGTCGTCCGCGACGAGTCGGAGACCACCGCCGTCGTCCCGGAGTCGCACCCGGCCGTCGCCGCGGCCGAGGCCGCGACCGGCGGCTGGCGGCGGCTCACGTTCGACCTGGAGCTCCCCTTCGATCTCGTGGGGTTCCTCGCGGCCGTCGCGTCGGCGCTTTCCGAGGCCGACGTGGCCGTCTTCGTCGTCTCGGCGTACTCGACGGACCACGTCCTCGTCGACGAGGCGGACCTCGACGCCGCGCTCGCGGAACTCGACGGGCTGGGGTGTGCGGTGCCGGATCGACCGTAG
- a CDS encoding type II toxin-antitoxin system VapC family toxin: MTVLVDTGVLYADHDIDASRHDTARGALDAVYDGELGHPFVSEYVYDEAVTLTLKRGGSHDSARRLGERVRGVGSYPDTYEILHVSPQLFADAVDVFDRHDDRSLSFTDATLVAQAREHDVDTVLSFDDDFDGLVDRTDPGDL, translated from the coding sequence ATGACCGTCCTCGTCGATACGGGCGTTCTGTACGCGGATCACGACATCGACGCGTCGAGACACGACACCGCCAGGGGTGCGCTCGACGCCGTGTACGACGGCGAGCTCGGACACCCGTTCGTCAGCGAGTACGTGTACGACGAGGCTGTCACCCTGACACTCAAGCGCGGTGGGTCCCACGACTCGGCGAGACGGTTGGGAGAGCGGGTACGCGGTGTCGGCTCGTATCCCGATACCTACGAGATACTCCACGTCTCGCCGCAACTCTTCGCCGATGCGGTCGACGTGTTCGACCGACACGACGACCGGAGCCTGAGTTTCACAGACGCGACGCTGGTCGCACAGGCTCGCGAACACGACGTCGACACGGTCCTCAGTTTCGACGACGACTTCGACGGCCTCGTCGACCGGACCGACCCGGGCGACCTGTAG
- the trmY gene encoding tRNA (pseudouridine(54)-N(1))-methyltransferase TrmY, whose product MRQFVVVGHDAPTTDEFSLDDLAGGAGRLDVLCRCVNSAFFLSHAIREDVRCHLVLADEYTVTFEGSDLRRLNPDERSTAALIRNALAERAEAIGHVPVETSPGVSLTRRGFAGTLDAVAREGTVVQLHEDGDPATAVDPPADPVFVLSDHHDFTAAETDLLADAADRRLSLGPRALHADHAITVAHSYLDTDGFRTGDASEESCP is encoded by the coding sequence ATGCGCCAGTTCGTCGTCGTCGGCCACGACGCCCCCACCACCGACGAGTTCTCGCTGGACGACCTCGCGGGCGGCGCGGGCCGACTCGACGTGCTCTGCCGGTGTGTCAACAGCGCCTTCTTCCTGAGCCACGCGATCCGCGAGGACGTGCGGTGTCACCTCGTCCTGGCCGACGAGTACACGGTCACCTTCGAGGGGAGCGACCTCCGTCGGCTGAACCCGGACGAGCGGTCGACGGCCGCGCTGATCCGGAACGCGCTCGCCGAGCGGGCGGAGGCGATCGGCCACGTCCCCGTCGAGACGTCGCCCGGCGTCTCGCTCACCCGGCGGGGATTCGCGGGCACGCTCGACGCCGTCGCGCGCGAGGGGACCGTCGTCCAACTCCACGAGGACGGCGACCCGGCCACCGCCGTCGACCCGCCTGCCGATCCGGTGTTCGTCCTCTCGGACCACCACGACTTCACCGCGGCGGAGACCGACCTGCTCGCCGACGCCGCCGACCGTCGCCTCTCGCTGGGGCCGCGCGCGCTCCACGCCGACCACGCCATCACCGTGGCCCACAGCTACCTCGACACCGACGGGTTCAGGACGGGCGACGCGTCGGAGGAGTCGTGCCCGTAG
- the tgtA gene encoding tRNA guanosine(15) transglycosylase TgtA produces MTNFEVRTYDAAGRLGELEVPRAGVTVETPTILPVVNPHVETVAPATLEAEFGAEILITNSYILHGSDDLREPAVQRGLHDLLDFSGAIMTDSGSFQLAEYGEIDVTTEEILEFQREIGSDIGTPVDVPTPPDVDRERAEAELATTRERLDRATEVDTGEMLVSAPVQGSTYPDLRERAGREAKATGLDVFPLGAVVPLMNEYRYADLVDVVSACKRGLGEVGPVHLFGAGHPMMFALAAALGCDLFDSAAYALYARDDRYLTVRGTEQVDDLDYFPCECPVCAEHAPADLRARDERPREELLARHNLHVTYGEIRRVRQAIRSGSLLELVDARARGHPAMLDGYRTLLDHAGQLERTDRVSKDTFFHVSAESARRPEVVRHHERLDRFAVEADTVLLTEGGSDDRYDESWGVKPPFGPYPKEIADTYPLTASTPERLSREAHEAAADGVARLVELHPDTEFTLAHDDWPDAALARVPDRVTVRDLHTGA; encoded by the coding sequence ATGACGAACTTCGAGGTCCGCACGTACGACGCGGCGGGCCGCCTCGGCGAACTCGAGGTCCCGCGGGCCGGCGTCACCGTCGAGACGCCGACGATCCTGCCGGTGGTCAACCCCCACGTCGAGACGGTCGCGCCGGCGACGCTCGAAGCCGAGTTCGGTGCGGAGATCCTCATCACGAACAGCTACATCCTCCACGGTTCCGACGACCTCCGGGAGCCGGCCGTACAGCGGGGGCTGCACGACCTGCTCGACTTCTCGGGGGCCATCATGACCGACTCCGGTTCCTTCCAGCTCGCCGAGTACGGCGAGATCGACGTGACGACCGAGGAGATCCTGGAGTTCCAGCGCGAGATCGGCAGCGACATCGGGACGCCCGTCGACGTGCCGACGCCGCCGGACGTCGACCGCGAGCGGGCCGAGGCGGAACTGGCGACGACGCGGGAGCGCCTCGACCGGGCGACCGAGGTCGACACCGGGGAGATGCTCGTCAGCGCCCCGGTCCAGGGGTCGACGTACCCGGACCTCCGGGAACGGGCCGGCCGCGAGGCGAAGGCCACGGGGCTGGACGTCTTCCCGCTTGGCGCGGTCGTCCCGCTGATGAACGAGTACCGCTACGCCGACCTCGTGGACGTGGTCAGCGCCTGCAAGCGCGGCCTCGGCGAGGTCGGGCCGGTCCACCTGTTCGGGGCCGGCCACCCGATGATGTTCGCGCTGGCGGCGGCGCTGGGCTGTGACCTGTTCGACTCCGCCGCCTACGCGCTGTACGCCCGCGACGACCGCTACCTGACGGTCCGGGGCACCGAACAGGTCGACGACCTCGACTACTTCCCCTGCGAGTGCCCGGTGTGTGCCGAGCACGCGCCCGCCGACCTGCGGGCCCGCGACGAGCGCCCGCGCGAGGAGCTGCTGGCCCGGCACAACCTCCACGTCACCTACGGCGAGATCCGGCGGGTCCGACAGGCCATCCGCTCTGGGAGCCTGCTGGAACTGGTCGACGCCCGGGCGCGAGGTCACCCCGCGATGCTGGACGGCTACCGGACGCTCCTGGACCACGCCGGGCAACTGGAGCGGACCGACCGCGTCTCGAAGGACACCTTCTTCCACGTCTCCGCGGAGAGCGCCCGCCGGCCGGAGGTGGTGCGCCACCACGAGCGGCTCGACCGCTTCGCCGTCGAGGCCGACACCGTCCTGCTGACCGAGGGCGGGAGCGACGACCGCTACGACGAGTCCTGGGGGGTCAAGCCGCCGTTCGGCCCGTATCCCAAGGAGATCGCCGACACGTACCCCCTGACCGCGTCGACGCCGGAGCGCCTCTCCCGCGAGGCCCACGAGGCGGCCGCCGACGGCGTGGCCCGACTCGTCGAACTCCACCCGGACACCGAGTTCACGCTGGCCCACGACGACTGGCCCGACGCGGCGCTCGCCCGGGTCCCCGACCGGGTGACGGTCCGGGACCTCCACACGGGGGCGTGA
- a CDS encoding NUDIX domain-containing protein, translating into MEVRDERLPEATFATCLENMPQPCVDLVVASGDGVLLTRRQNEPAKGEWFWPGSRLYKGERLDDAAHRVAEEELGLAPVEVERLGVSEHFWDTASVDGVDSRHTIPVVYWVEPVGDQSVTLDEQHDESRVVTEPPADANEYVVEYFERFDL; encoded by the coding sequence ATGGAGGTCCGAGACGAACGACTCCCGGAAGCGACGTTCGCGACCTGTCTGGAGAACATGCCCCAGCCCTGTGTCGACCTCGTCGTCGCGTCCGGGGACGGCGTCCTGCTGACGCGCCGGCAGAACGAGCCCGCGAAAGGCGAGTGGTTCTGGCCCGGCAGCCGCCTCTACAAGGGCGAACGCCTGGACGACGCGGCCCACCGGGTCGCCGAAGAGGAGCTGGGACTGGCCCCGGTCGAGGTCGAACGCCTCGGCGTCAGCGAACACTTCTGGGACACCGCGTCCGTCGACGGCGTCGACTCGCGGCACACGATACCCGTCGTCTACTGGGTGGAACCGGTTGGCGACCAGTCGGTGACGCTGGACGAGCAACACGACGAGAGCCGCGTCGTCACCGAGCCGCCGGCCGACGCCAACGAGTACGTCGTGGAGTACTTCGAGCGGTTCGACCTGTGA